A single Anabas testudineus chromosome 10, fAnaTes1.2, whole genome shotgun sequence DNA region contains:
- the zgc:101583 gene encoding mg_trans_NIPA domain-containing protein, which produces MEANRTDFYIGLSLAVSSSVFIGASFILKKKGLLRLASKGSMRAGQGGYAYLKEWLWWAGLISMGAGEAANFAAYAFAPATLVTPLGALSVLVSAVLSSYFLNERLNVHGKIGCLLCVLGSTVMVIHAPQEEEVASLNAMADKLRDPGFIVFAACVVGSSLFLIFAVAPRFGQKNVLVYILICSVIGSLSVSCVKGLGIGIKELIAGTAVLKKPLFWSLVICLVICVSIQISYLNKALDIFNTSIVTPIYYVFFTTSVMTCSAILFKEWLRMTTDGIVGTISGFLTIILGIFLLHAFKDITFSWDSLPLYLKKGPQGFPWSHQPYVALPSQDLQEDEMKLPRHGGSNGGWATHRGTP; this is translated from the exons ATGGAAGCGAACCGGACGGACTTCTACATCggtctctctctggctgtgagCTCCAGTGTTTTCATCGGAGCGAGTTTCATCCTGAAGAAGAAAGGCCTGCTGCGATTGGCCAGCAAGGGTTCAATGAGAGCAG GTCAAGGGGGATATGCTTACCTGAAGGAATGGCTGTGGTGGGCAGGACTAATTTCAA TGGGAGCTGGAGAGGCGGCTAACTTCGCTGCATATGCATTCGCACCTGCTACACTGGTGACTCCTCTTGGGGCACTGAGTGTTCTTGTGAG TGCTGTGCTGTCCTCTTACTTCTTGAATGAGAGGTTGAATGTGCATGGAAAGATTGGATGTCTGCTGTGCGTCTTGGGCTCCACAGTGATGGTGATCCATGCGCCGCAGGAAGAGGAGGTTGCCTCCCTCAACGCCATGGCCGACAAGCTCAGAGACCCAG GTTTCATTGTGTTTGCTGCGTGCGTTGTGGGAAGCAGCCTGTTTCTAATCTTTGCTGTGGCACCGCGGTTTGGACAGAAGAATGTGTTGGTCTACATCCTGATCTGCTCTGTGATTggctccctctctgtgtcttgtGTCAAGGGCCTTGGCATTGGCATTAAGGAGCTGATTGCTGGGACAGCAGTGCTGAAGAAACCCCTGTTCTGGTCCTTAGTCATCTGCCTGGTAATCTGTGTCAGCATTCAAATAAGTTACCTGAACAAAGCCCTCGACATCTTTAACACCTCTATCGTCACACCTATCTACTATGTCTTCTTCACCACCTCTGTCATGACCTGCTCAGCCATCCTGTTTAAAGAATGGCTGAGAATGACAACAGATGGAATAGTGGGAACAATTAGTGGGTTCCTCACCATCATTTTAGGGATCTTCCTTCTCCATGCCTTTAAGGACATTACGTTTAGTTGGGATTCCCTCCCACTGTACCTGAAGAAGGGTCCCCAGGGCTTTCCATGGAGCCACCAGCCTTATGTTGCTCTTCCCAGCCAAGACTTGCAAGAGGATGAGATGAAGTTGCCTAGACATGGAGGCTCAAATGGGGGATGGGCTACACATAGGGGCACACCATAA
- the mars2 gene encoding methionine--tRNA ligase, mitochondrial: MRLPFLFVTRSCKAVHRLQQSPLLLPISALSRDQRVNVLRHTSTHLCKDNGNHYITTPIFYVNASPHLGHLYSAVIADLFHRYKLLQGFNSKFATGTDEHGLKIQQAAEAAGKDPLTFCTDVSERFRHLFSSCNISYTDYIRTTEQRHRRAVEHFWSVLWNKGHIYKGSYEGWYSTQDESFLMPSQVGDAVDSSGKDIKVSLESGHKVEWMKEENYMFRLSAFRSQLLDWLRGNPRAVQPERFYHAVLQWLQEDLPDLSVSRQRSRLHWGIPVPGDAEQTIYVWLDALVNYLTVAGYPDKHEQWWNVAHHIVGKDILKFHAIYWPSFLLGAGLPLPQTIHVHSHWTVGGKKMSKSLGNVVDPLERSQTFTTDGMRYFLLRQGVPDSDCDYTDDKVIKLLHAELADSLGGLLNRCTAPALNPAQIYPLFCSQSFPSQQGGRAVVEDYRMLDAVRNLPAVVEQYYESMHVYKALEAITACVKQTNGFVQRHAPWKLDRKDVEDQLWLDTIIHVSLECLRIYGTLLQPVVPEISNKLLSRLAVQPDERSWAALNFLPRYYGMDCPFERRALGSDTGVLFRRMESQNVDKQKSKTKKAAKLK, encoded by the exons ATGAGGCTGCCTTTCCTTTTTGTCACCAGAAGCTGTAAGGCTGTTCACAGACTGCAACAAAGTCCGCTTTTATTACCAATTTCAGCCCTGTCTAGAGATCAGAGGGTTAATGTGTTGAGACACACCAGCACCCATCTGTGCAAAGACAATGGGAATCATTATATAACCACTCCTATCTTCTATGTCAACGCTTCTCCTCATTTAGGACACTTGTATTCAGCTGTGATTGCTGACTTGTTTCACAGGTATAAGCTTCTTCAGGGATTCAACTCAAAGTTTGCAACAG GCACAGATGAACATGGCTTGAAAATCCAACAGGCCGCTGAAGCTGCAGGAAAAGATCCTCTGACCTTCTGCACTGACGTGTCTGAGCGGTTCAGACATCTCTTTAGCAGTTGCAACATTTCATACACAGACTACATAAGAACCACTGAGCAAAGACACCGTCGTGCCGTGGAGCATTTCTGGTCAGTGCTCTGGAACAAAGGGCACATCTACAAGGGTAGCTATGAGGGCTGGTACTCCACGCAGGATGAAAGCTTCCTCATGCCGTCGCAGGTGGGCGATGCTGTGGACTCATCAGGGAAGGATATTAAAGTATCGCTTGAGAGTGGACACAAG GTGGAGTGGATGAAGGAAGAGAACTACATGTTTCGTCTGTCTGCGTTTCGGTCTCAGCTGCTCGACTGGCTCAGAGGGAATCCTAGGGCTGTACAGCCTGAGCGTTTCTACCACGCTGTGCTCCAGTGGCTACAGGAGGACCTTCCTGACCTCTCAGTGTCACGCCAGAGAAGCCGTCTTCACTGGGGCATCCCGGTCCCTGGGGATGCTGAACAGACCATCTATGTGTGGCTAGATGCTCTGGTGAACTACCTCACAGTAGCTGGCTATCCAGATAAACATGAGCAGTGGTGGAATGTGGCCCACCACATTGTAGGAAAGGACATCTTAAAGTTTCACGCCATCTACTGGCCATCTTTTCTTCTAGGAGCTGGACTCCCCCTGCCACAGACGATACATGTGCACTCTCACTGGACAGTAGGGGGAAAGAAGATGTCTAAAAGTTTAGGTAATGTGGTAGATCCTCTTGAACGTTCACAGACGTTCACGACTGATGGTATGAGGTACTTTCTTCTTCGACAGGGTGTCCCGGATTCAGATTGTGACTACACAGACGACAAAGTTATCAAGCTGCTGCATGCGGAACTTGCTGACTCTCTGGGTGGTTTGCTTAACCGCTGCACTGCTCCAGCTCTTAACCCAGCTCAGATCTACCCTTTATTCTGCTCTCAGTCCTTTCCAAGCCAACAGGGAGGCAGGGCTGTGGTTGAAGACTACCGCATGTTGGATGCTGTTAGAAATCTCCCCGCTGTAGTGGAGCAGTACTATGAGAGCATGCATGTGTACAAAGCTCTGGAGGCCATCACAGCCTGCGTGAAGCAGACCAATGGGTTTGTTCAGCGCCATGCACCTTGGAAGCTGGACAGGAAGGATGTTGAAGACCAGCTCTGGCTAGACACCATTATCCATGTCTCACTTGAATGCTTAAGGATTTATGGCACACTCCTTCAGCCTGTAGTGCCAGAGATTTCTAACAAGCTCCTGTCCAGACTCGCAGTGCAACCAGACGAGAGGAGCTGGGCAGCTCTGAACTTTCTGCCAAGGTATTATGGAATGGACTGTCCCTTTGAAAGGAGAGCACTAGGGTCTGACACTGGAGTGCTTTTTAGGCGCATGGAAAGTCAAAATGTAgataaacaaaaatcaaagacaaaaaaggcaGCAAAGTTGAAATGA